From Toxorhynchites rutilus septentrionalis strain SRP chromosome 2, ASM2978413v1, whole genome shotgun sequence, a single genomic window includes:
- the LOC129767299 gene encoding pyrimidodiazepine synthase-like — translation MNTGKHFAKGSSPPALPNDGKLRLYSMRFCPYAQRVHLILDAKNIPYHTIYINLSEKPEWYFEKNPLGKVPALEVPDKAKFTLFESLVVADYIEEAYSDKQTKLYPTDPFQKAQDRILIERFNGSVISPYYRILFSSDGIPPGAITEFGTGLDIFEKELKSRGTPYYGGDKPGMLDYMIWPWCERVDLLKFALGDKYELDKERFGKLLQWRDLMEQDEAVKKSFLSTENHTKFLQSRKLGENNYDILSNDAKRLRAA, via the exons ATGAACACCGGAAAGCATTTTGCTAAAG GATCGTCTCCACCAGCACTGCCAAACGATGGAAAGCTACGGCTCTATTCGATGCGCTTCTGTCCTTACGCGCAGCGTGTTCATTTGATTCTGGATGCGAAGAATATACCGTATCATACAATCTACATCAACCTGAGCGAAAAACCGGAATGgtacttcgagaagaatccacTAGGAAAAGTACCGGCTCTGGAAGTGCCCGACAAAGCAAAGTTCACCTTGTTCGAATCGCTGGTGGTTGCGGATTACATCGAGGAAGCATACTCTGATAAGCAAACGAAGTTGTATCCAACCGATCCATTCCAAAAAGCACAAGATCGCATTCTCATTGAACGGTTCAACGGTTCTGTAATTTCCCCATATTACCGAATCCTCTTCTCGAGCGATGGCATTCCTCCCGGAGCCATCACCGAGTTTGGAACTGGTCTTGACATCTTTGAGAAAGAACTCAAAAGCAGAGGCACTCCCTATTATGGTGGTGACAAACCTGGCATGCTTGACTACATGATATGGCCTTGGTGCGAGAGAGTGGATCTACTTAAGTTTGCCCTCGGTGACAAGTATGAACTGGATAAGGAACGTTTCGGGAAATTG TTGCAATGGCGCGATCTCATGGAACAGGATGAAGCAGTAAAAAAATCGTTCTTGTCCACGGAAAACCATACTAAATTTTTGCAGAGTAGAAAACTGGGGGAGAATAACTACGACATTTTATC AAACGATGCGAAAAGATTACGTGCGGCATAA
- the LOC129767297 gene encoding myoneurin isoform X4 → MDLCKRRIREAVNIHQSATPGAEKYQLKWHSHQQNLNSSISCLYKNERYADVMLITCNNEENFSIPAHKLVLGTSSTYFANIFEKNIAPPNAMTYIVLPPELTKRAIQTLIQYMYTGESTVSVDILNEVLRGGEVLKIRGLWRNQSSPDTVASSDHSAQKETHSRHRTERVSVDRIPLQEPRIAQHPTTPHDSPVIVTNLNKNYVVGGHITAQMPASSSTPIINVKKDVAIDPGERSRSDHLYEAFPTSSASRSQSAVLQESVNQISQPYSTPKTSPPVSVFSNAESISTSTTTGAQEMPVELNFLNVKEEPVEWTDVNPEEMSDADRERVSMVKVELHDHSSNANAGIENTEEQVYSPLTCELCSETFTVPAEWVRHIESHTDPPYTLSKRRRRNDDGEADITAALKCDLCAMFFVTPAEWVRHVQSTHTETELAMSNSKAFPRRSSKSSTSDLQQYPVASSTAQQQEKICTVCNKSFPSYASMIIHKRTHTGERPFYCDICNKGFNVKSNLLRHMRTLHGRQESLSPTQQGDGDSQGGAD, encoded by the exons gaGAAGCGGTCAATATACACCAGTCAGCTACACCTGGCGCGGAAAAATACCAGCTCAAATGGCACTCCCACCAGCAGAATCTCAATTCTTCGATCTCCTGTTTGTATAA GAATGAACGTTATGCGGATGTGATGCTGATAACATGTAACAACGAAGAGAACTTTTCTATACCAGCTCATAAGTTAGTATTGGGGACATCCAGCACG TATTTCGCcaatattttcgagaaaaacattGCCCCACCAAATGCAATGACTTATATCGTACTTCCACCCGAACTCACCAAACGAGCAATCCAGACGCTGATTCAGTATATGTATACGGGTGAGTCTACCGTTTCGGTTGATATATTGAACGAAGTGTTGCGTGGGGGAGAAGTTCTCAAAATACGGGGTCTCTGGCGAAACCAGAGCTCACCAGATACCGTGGCAAGTTCTGACCATAGTGCACAGAAAGAAACTCATAGTCGACATCGAACCGAGCGGGTGTCGGTGGATCGAATACCTTTACAGGAGCCACGGATAGCGCAACATCCGACCACTCCCCATGACAGCCCAGTAATAGTAACAAATCTAAACAAGAACTATGTAGTTGGTGGTCATATTACTGCCCAAATGCCAGCAAGTTCTTCCACTCCGATTATCAACGTGAAAAAAGACGTCGCTATTGATCCTGGTGAACGATCCAGATCGGATCATCTCTACGAAGCGTTTCCCACCTCCAGTGCTAGTCGATCCCAATCGGCGGTACTTCAGGAGAGTGTTAATCAAATTTCTCAACCATACAGCACACCAAAGACATCTCCTCCGGTTAGTGTATTTTCAAATGCGGAAAGCATCTCAACATCCACCACTACCGGAGCACAAGAAATGCCGGTGGAATTAAACTTTCTAAATGTCAAGGAAGAACCGGTTGAATGGACTGATGTGAATCCGGAAGAGATGAGTGACGCCGATAGAGAAAGGGTATCGATGGTGAAGGTTGAATTGCATGATCATTCCTCTAATGCGAATGCCGGTATTGAAAACACCGAGGAACAAGTTTATTCTCCGTTGACTTGTGAGTTGTGCAGTGAAACTTTCACCGTGCCAGCAGAATGGGTGCGTCATATTGAGAGCCACACGGACCCTCCATACACTTTATCCAAACGTCGGCGACGGAATGAT gaTGGTGAAGCTGATATAACGGCCGCTCTGAAATGTGATTTGTGCGCGATGTTTTTTGTGACTCCGGCCGAGTGGGTTCGCCATGTGCAGAGTACTCACACCGAAACGGAGCTGGCCATGTCCAACAGTAAAGCCTTCCCTAGACGAAGCTCAAAATCCTCCACTTCCGATTTACAACAATACCCGGTTGCAagcagcacagcacaacagcaGGAGAAAATATGCACCGTGTGTAACAAGAGTTTTCCTTCCTACGCCAGCATGATCATACACAAGCGAACTCACACAG GTGAACGACCATTCTACTGCGACATCTGTAACAAAGGATTCAACGTGAAATCAAATCTTTTGCGGCACATGCGAACTTTACACGGCCGACAGGAAAGCCTGTCTCCCACCCAACAAGGTGATGGGGACAGTCAAGGAGGAGCAGACTAG